A genomic window from Salvia splendens isolate huo1 chromosome 11, SspV2, whole genome shotgun sequence includes:
- the LOC121756214 gene encoding uncharacterized protein LOC121756214: MAADVSSLVRMINGGDAADSPKPTAPITRDLLAGCTTLDSKELDLDLQVPSGWEKRLDLKSGKVYLQRCNSSNSSSSTTENKPQQSKVAAKLQDLNFPPSKKQTLNLFDDEGLDLKLVSLSSSTSPYQSVCTLDKVKSALERAEKETVRKRSISMSKSSSLPSNSSSSIKDSDLDQEERSSSFAAGCPTCLLYVLISSTNPKCPRCNCNVPLPMSAKKPRIDLNISI, from the exons ATGGCTGCTGATGTCAGTTCCTTGGTGAGAATGATCAACGGCGGCGACGCTGCCGATTCGCCCAAACCGACGGCTCCGATCACCCGCGACTTGCTCGCTGGATGTACAACGCTTGATTCGAAGGAACTTGACCTTGACTTGCAGGTCCCCTCCGGCTGGGAGAAGCGCCTTGACCTAAAG TCAGGAAAAGTGTATCTGCAGAGATGCAATTCCTCAaactcatcatcatcaacaacagaAAACAAGCCTCAACAGAGCAAGGTAGCAGCCAAGTTACAAGACCTCAACTTCCCTCCATCGAAGAAGCAGACGCTGAACTTGTTCGATGATGAGGGCCTGGACTTGAAGCTCGTCTCCCTCTCATCGTCCACCTCCCCGTACCAGAGCGTATGCACCTTGGATAAAGTGAAGTCCGCCCTCGAGAGGGCGGAGAAGGAGACGGTGCGAAAGCGCTCCATATCCATGTCCAAGTCATCCTCCCTGCCCTCGAACTCGTCGTCCTCGATCAAGGACAGCGATCTCGATCAGGAGGAGAGGTCGTCGTCGTTCGCGGCCGGCTGCCCTACCTGTCTCCTCTACGTGCTCATCTCTAGCACCAATCCAAAGTGCCCTAGGTGCAACTGCAATGTGCCACTGCCTATGTCTGCCAAGAAGCCTAGAATTGATCTCAATATATCCATTTGA
- the LOC121754312 gene encoding extensin-like — protein MSYNYHRQFDQNHVSRSYAGVGRSAQNTLDWQQLFRPRRATCWDPPSSRDPPGFPPDDQPPPTYRREPYGPPQPHRMGSFQMRRPTCWDPPRQRTDNCYPPPYRDPDMVPDSYVEPRNSYARYRPWQPQYHPRPATKAEDPINAKLDRLMEACDKIETWFEATNHRFSKLRSLPQPEPDLDQPHVSAPLRKMACPPSRNNEASCGPSRFVPKDSAAPPLQPQQPSPAPPLELLSDSAPGPFQLVPPPPVTTPFATFTQRPAAAIPSSMKKEWETNTQEGKEPMKIENIIVEYKTAGETTKSDLKVKMEVRRSLFEEEPRLKSKQLGKKGGGSYVGLPMIAYVHMDLNVGDVTSMNHRPTSLDARLIPPRNATSCLGILRDSALPDG, from the exons ATGTCCTACAACTATCATCGCCAATTCGACCAGAACCATGTGTCACGCAGCTACGCCGGAGTTGGGCGTAGTGCACAAAACACCCTGGATTGGCAGCAGCTATTCCGACCACGACGTGCAACCTgctgggaccctccgagcagccgcGATCCACCGGGTTTTCCGCCCGATGATCAGCCACCACCCACGTACAGGCGTGAACCCTACGGTCCGCCGCAACCTCACCGAATGGGGTCTTTCCAGATGCGCCGCCCCACTTGTTGGGATCCGCCCCGACAACGAACCGATAACTGTTATCCACCACCGTATCGTGATCCAGATATGGTCCCAGATTCATACGTCGAGCCACGAAACTCCTACGCCCGATATCGCCCGTGGCAGCCTCAATATCACCCTCGTCCAGCCACCAAAGCGGAGGACCCGATTAACGCAAAGTTAGACCGCTTAATGGAAGCATGTGACAAGATAGAAACTTGGTTCGAAGCCACAAATCACCGGTTTAGCAAATTACGATCGTTACCGCAGCCCGAGCCAGATCTTGATCAGCCCCATGTTTCTGCACCACTCCGAAAGATGGCATGTCCTCCATCAAGAAATAATGAGGCTTCTTGTGGGCCTTCACGTTTTGTTCCCAAGGACTCAGCGGCTCCACCACTCCAACCGCAGCAGCCGAGTCCAGCACCGCCCTTGGAGCTGTTGTCCGACTCCGCACCGGGACCTTTCCAGCTCGTGCCCCCGCCGCCTGTGACGACACCATTTGCGACCTTTACTCAGCGTCCAGCAGCTGCTATCCCGAGCTCCATGAAGAAAGAGTGGGAAACGAATACACAAGAAGGAAAAGAGCCAATGAAGATTGAGAATATTATAGTTGAGTACAAGACTGCAGGTGAGACAACAAAATCGGACCTTAAGGTAAAAATGGAGGTGAGGAGAAGCTTGTTTGAAGAAGAGCCGAGATTAAAGTCTAAACAATTGGGGAAGAAAGGAGGTGGTTCTTACGTTGGTTTGCCCATGATTGCTTATGTCCAtatggatttgaatgtcggtgatgttacaagtatgaatcatcgaccAACATCACTCGATGCTAGGTTGATTCCTCCGCGCAATGCAACATCATGTTTGGGCATTCTGCGAG ATTCTGCGCTGCCCGACGGATAG